From Bacteroidales bacterium, one genomic window encodes:
- a CDS encoding J domain-containing protein encodes MAFIDYYQVLGIDKSAGTKEIKAAYRKLARKYHPDLNPNDAGAKKKFQEINEAHEVLSDPEKRKKYDKYGEEWKHADEFEKAGYSGAGGGAGSGAGGGARWSRGASAGGKSPFGEGGFYSGGSFDAGDYSEFFESLFAGQERRSQQSKFRGNDYQAQLQLQLEDVLKTEKRTLTVNGRNIRITIPAGVKNGQTIKIAGHGGAGVNGGPAGDLFITFTVADHPGIRRLENDLYQTVEIDLFTALLGGEITVDTLQGQVKLKVKPGTQNGTKVKLKGKGMPVYKAEGSGDLIITYQVKLPEDLTEQQKALFAELSKTFK; translated from the coding sequence ATGGCCTTTATTGACTATTATCAGGTTCTTGGTATTGACAAATCTGCCGGGACAAAGGAAATTAAGGCAGCTTACCGGAAACTTGCCCGAAAATATCATCCCGACCTTAATCCGAATGATGCCGGGGCAAAAAAGAAATTTCAGGAAATTAATGAAGCGCACGAGGTGCTGAGTGATCCTGAAAAAAGGAAGAAATACGATAAATACGGCGAGGAGTGGAAACATGCCGACGAGTTTGAAAAAGCCGGTTATAGTGGTGCAGGCGGTGGTGCAGGAAGTGGTGCGGGCGGTGGTGCCAGGTGGTCACGGGGTGCATCTGCCGGTGGGAAATCGCCTTTCGGGGAGGGCGGATTTTATTCAGGCGGCTCGTTTGATGCAGGCGATTATTCTGAATTCTTTGAATCTTTATTTGCCGGACAGGAACGCAGGTCGCAACAGTCGAAATTCAGGGGAAATGATTATCAGGCGCAACTCCAGCTTCAGCTGGAAGATGTCCTGAAAACGGAAAAGAGAACGTTGACTGTCAATGGCAGAAATATCAGGATCACTATCCCGGCAGGGGTAAAAAACGGACAAACGATTAAAATTGCAGGTCATGGTGGAGCGGGCGTTAACGGGGGTCCGGCCGGAGATCTTTTTATAACATTTACTGTTGCCGACCATCCTGGAATCAGGCGATTGGAGAATGATCTTTACCAGACGGTTGAAATAGACCTTTTTACGGCTTTGCTGGGAGGTGAAATTACGGTTGATACGCTCCAGGGACAGGTGAAACTGAAGGTAAAACCCGGTACGCAAAACGGTACGAAGGTGAAACTTAAAGGAAAAGGCATGCCCGTTTATAAAGCGGAGGGTTCTGGTGATCTGATCATTACCTATCAGGTAAAACTTCCTGAGGATCTTACAGAGCAACAAAAGGCGCTTTTTGCCGAACTGTCGAAAACTTTTAAATAG
- a CDS encoding IS4 family transposase: MNQGKYVFAQIFDFISHYEFLKCVNKYKGDYKSHGFTCWKQFLCMAFGQLSHRESLSDAIICINANSKKLYHLGFGRTFNKSTLSRANESRDFRIYQDFAMHLILQAKQLYVNDNQLEVDIRNNVFAIDSTYIEICLSIYPWAKYRTQEAAVKVHTMLDIKTSIPEFIYITHGKVHDIKFLDLLQFIPDSFYVMDRAYLSFDRLYKIDQVNAFFITRPRKNFNYKLIKSLKVDTTSGVLADETIKLITFRVKSKYPKQFRRITYKDPESQKELIFLTNNFKLTALEITKLYKHRWYIELFFKWIKQHLKIKSFWGLSPNAVKTQIWIAISVYVMVLIVKKKLKLIQSIYEILQVLSINLLDKEPINQLFTKTELQDVKELKDNQLIMFNL; the protein is encoded by the coding sequence ATGAATCAGGGTAAGTACGTTTTTGCTCAAATCTTTGACTTCATTTCACATTATGAATTTCTTAAATGTGTTAACAAATACAAGGGTGACTATAAATCGCACGGATTTACTTGTTGGAAACAATTTCTTTGTATGGCATTCGGCCAACTATCTCATAGAGAGAGCTTATCAGATGCCATCATTTGTATAAATGCTAATTCCAAGAAGCTTTATCATCTGGGATTTGGACGAACATTTAATAAGTCAACTTTAAGTAGAGCAAATGAGAGCAGAGATTTTCGCATCTATCAAGACTTCGCAATGCACCTTATTTTACAGGCAAAGCAGCTCTATGTTAACGATAATCAGCTTGAAGTAGATATAAGAAACAATGTGTTTGCAATTGATTCAACATATATTGAGATCTGCCTAAGTATTTACCCTTGGGCTAAATACAGAACACAAGAAGCTGCTGTCAAAGTGCATACTATGCTGGATATAAAAACGTCTATTCCAGAGTTTATTTATATAACGCATGGTAAAGTTCATGATATTAAATTCCTTGATCTATTGCAATTTATACCAGATAGCTTTTATGTTATGGATAGAGCGTATCTCAGCTTTGATCGCCTGTATAAGATTGATCAGGTTAATGCATTCTTTATCACCAGGCCTAGGAAGAACTTCAATTATAAATTAATAAAGTCTTTAAAGGTAGATACGACTTCAGGAGTATTAGCTGATGAAACTATAAAGCTGATCACTTTTCGTGTGAAATCAAAATATCCAAAACAGTTCAGAAGAATCACGTACAAAGATCCTGAAAGCCAAAAAGAATTAATCTTCTTGACCAATAACTTCAAGTTGACAGCTCTCGAAATTACAAAGCTCTATAAACATAGATGGTACATAGAGTTATTTTTCAAATGGATTAAACAGCACTTAAAAATTAAATCTTTTTGGGGTTTAAGTCCTAATGCCGTGAAAACTCAAATTTGGATTGCTATCTCAGTCTATGTGATGGTTCTGATTGTAAAGAAGAAACTAAAACTCATTCAATCAATTTACGAGATATTGCAAGTTTTAAGCATAAACCTTTTGGACAAAGAGCCTATAAATCAGCTCTTTACTAAAACTGAATTACAAGATGTCAAAGAACTAAAAGATAATCAATTGATAATGTTCAACTTATAA
- a CDS encoding chaperone modulator CbpM, with protein MKNDELVSVIEFCKNHQAELSFVSSLKESGLIDFVFIEGQAYININHLRQLETMISFHYDLEINLEGIETIIELLNRINDLQHRLAYLQEKLKLLEE; from the coding sequence ATGAAAAATGACGAACTGGTTTCTGTTATTGAATTCTGTAAAAACCATCAGGCAGAGCTTTCATTTGTGAGCAGTTTAAAAGAGTCGGGACTGATTGATTTTGTGTTTATTGAAGGTCAGGCTTACATAAATATAAACCATCTGAGGCAACTCGAAACAATGATTAGTTTTCATTATGACCTGGAAATCAATCTTGAAGGAATAGAAACTATCATTGAGTTGCTAAACCGGATTAACGATCTGCAACACAGGTTGGCATATTTACAGGAGAAATTGAAGTTGCTGGAAGAGTAA
- a CDS encoding DUF2231 domain-containing protein, producing the protein MFSTEHFHPMIVHFSVALILMGLVFEVSSVFYKNYRFLTLAAAYLLAFGALASVASWATGKIFTSEMEGAAGQIMETHELFATITMCISIAAALLYVWYLVKPPAGINLRWVVFTLYIIVSVAVGVTGYFGGSLVYDYMMPI; encoded by the coding sequence ATGTTTTCAACAGAGCACTTTCACCCAATGATCGTCCACTTTTCGGTTGCCCTGATTTTGATGGGGCTGGTTTTTGAGGTATCATCAGTCTTTTACAAAAATTACCGTTTTCTCACACTCGCGGCAGCATACCTGCTGGCATTCGGGGCACTGGCCTCTGTGGCTTCGTGGGCGACAGGCAAAATCTTTACTTCTGAAATGGAGGGGGCTGCCGGACAAATTATGGAAACACATGAGTTGTTTGCTACCATTACCATGTGCATTAGCATTGCGGCGGCATTGCTTTATGTGTGGTACCTGGTAAAACCGCCGGCTGGCATAAACCTGCGCTGGGTTGTGTTTACCCTGTACATTATTGTAAGTGTTGCGGTTGGTGTTACAGGTTATTTCGGGGGGAGCCTGGTTTATGATTATATGATGCCTATATAG
- a CDS encoding acylphosphatase, with translation MNIRFQITISGMNIQACGFRTYAYELGKSLNLTGIAVYLEHDLLIEVEGEASSVHQYVEWIRMGPIESDISDFSMREIPSSNDKSFQVIGGFIPEKRSDKVLVA, from the coding sequence ATGAATATACGTTTTCAAATCACCATTTCCGGCATGAACATTCAAGCATGTGGCTTCAGGACCTATGCCTATGAATTGGGAAAAAGCCTGAACCTAACCGGTATTGCCGTTTATTTAGAGCACGACCTTTTAATAGAGGTTGAAGGAGAGGCCTCCAGCGTTCACCAATATGTTGAATGGATCAGAATGGGACCGATAGAATCTGATATAAGCGATTTTTCCATGAGGGAAATCCCATCCAGCAACGACAAATCATTTCAGGTCATAGGAGGTTTCATCCCCGAAAAACGAAGCGACAAAGTACTAGTTGCCTGA
- a CDS encoding YCF48-related protein, with protein MKFSTTLFLLVFIWVKPSSAQWLQTNGPFGGGVVTTIISDSSGTIYASTGWSGYFKSADNGISWSPINDGLLWPSGDIAVSPQGVLFAEDQQIIRSFDQGETWEPCDNGQGRKPVSIACNSLGYVYAAYNTSTEGEAGLFVSEDNGDTWNQIPVEFYTYMESIVVSVNQAGHIFLGGPETLLRSTDMGVSWTNITPQEGYATITNVCFDSADVVYACSANDGGLFKSHDNGDIWAHILTEGTNCVAAQGNLLYAATGWGMRRSTDGGMTWDSVSTGLPDEAVYSAMLFDDGTILIGTRGAYRSENNGNTWVFSSDGMIAGDVHEVTINDEGTVFAVSDKVWRTVDDGQNWVSISDNLDITEVIEMETDMAGQLYLLVNPYDTRLYKSADDGDSWTQLTLPDQGFSDIDFQPSGDLYAASNYNGGLYRSTDGGISWSLAGFPNTGFQSVYIDPQGVMLVCDENNPATIYRSDDNGNSWAPVYTINTYGYAGVTDYATDGMGFIYMATYFDLLRSDDEGLTWDVMSSGTHYSSITANQFDTLYATTMDGIWQSPDQGLTWSLFNDGLPTWGWPETIAFSAVDGTLYAGWHGQGVWSYGSHSVDVKQPEFADNRHAVRLFPNPSTGTVVITINGTPPQTPLKIFTPDGRLITTVTAREDGSADISSLKTGLYIVNSGEYSGKMVKK; from the coding sequence ATGAAATTCTCTACTACTCTTTTTTTATTGGTTTTTATTTGGGTAAAACCCTCGTCTGCCCAGTGGCTGCAAACCAACGGCCCGTTTGGCGGAGGGGTGGTCACCACAATCATCAGCGACTCGTCGGGCACTATATATGCCTCTACAGGCTGGTCGGGGTACTTTAAATCTGCCGATAACGGTATTTCATGGTCGCCCATTAATGATGGCCTGTTATGGCCTTCAGGCGATATAGCTGTTTCGCCGCAAGGGGTTCTGTTTGCAGAAGACCAGCAGATCATACGGTCGTTTGACCAGGGTGAAACCTGGGAGCCCTGTGATAACGGTCAGGGCCGGAAACCTGTATCAATTGCCTGCAACTCGCTGGGTTATGTTTATGCAGCCTACAATACCAGCACCGAAGGCGAAGCGGGATTGTTTGTTTCAGAAGATAATGGCGACACATGGAACCAGATACCGGTGGAGTTTTATACCTATATGGAGTCAATTGTGGTTTCAGTAAATCAGGCTGGCCATATTTTTTTAGGTGGCCCCGAAACACTGCTTCGCTCGACCGATATGGGTGTTTCATGGACCAACATCACGCCGCAGGAAGGATATGCAACCATTACCAATGTATGTTTTGATTCAGCGGATGTGGTTTATGCCTGTTCAGCTAATGATGGAGGGTTATTCAAATCACATGATAACGGCGATATTTGGGCACATATCCTTACTGAAGGAACCAATTGTGTTGCCGCACAGGGCAACCTCCTGTATGCTGCTACCGGATGGGGTATGCGCCGGTCGACCGATGGCGGAATGACATGGGATTCGGTTTCAACCGGATTGCCTGATGAAGCTGTTTACTCCGCTATGTTATTTGATGATGGTACAATACTAATCGGGACAAGAGGAGCATACCGGTCAGAAAACAATGGTAACACATGGGTTTTTTCCTCTGATGGCATGATTGCCGGCGACGTGCATGAAGTGACCATCAATGACGAAGGGACTGTTTTTGCTGTTTCAGATAAGGTATGGCGAACAGTAGATGATGGACAGAATTGGGTAAGTATTTCAGATAATTTGGATATCACAGAAGTGATTGAAATGGAAACAGACATGGCCGGCCAGTTATACCTGCTGGTAAATCCATATGATACAAGACTTTATAAGAGCGCCGACGATGGTGACAGCTGGACCCAGCTGACCCTTCCCGACCAGGGCTTTAGTGATATTGATTTTCAACCTTCGGGGGATTTGTATGCAGCCAGTAATTACAATGGCGGATTGTACAGGTCAACTGACGGAGGCATAAGCTGGAGCCTGGCCGGTTTCCCGAATACGGGGTTTCAATCGGTTTACATTGATCCGCAGGGAGTTATGCTGGTTTGCGACGAGAACAACCCGGCTACCATTTACCGTTCGGATGATAATGGCAATTCATGGGCGCCTGTTTATACTATTAATACATACGGGTATGCCGGGGTGACTGATTATGCAACCGATGGCATGGGGTTCATTTATATGGCAACCTATTTCGATTTACTGCGCTCAGATGATGAAGGGCTAACCTGGGATGTAATGAGTTCGGGTACTCACTATTCATCAATAACTGCAAATCAGTTTGATACCCTGTATGCCACCACCATGGACGGGATATGGCAATCGCCCGACCAGGGACTAACATGGAGTTTATTCAACGATGGATTGCCCACATGGGGATGGCCTGAAACCATTGCTTTTTCAGCAGTCGACGGCACATTGTATGCAGGCTGGCACGGTCAGGGTGTTTGGAGTTACGGAAGTCATTCAGTGGATGTTAAGCAACCCGAATTTGCTGATAACAGGCATGCTGTCCGCTTGTTCCCGAATCCGTCAACCGGCACTGTTGTCATAACCATCAATGGCACACCACCGCAAACACCCCTTAAAATCTTCACCCCCGACGGTCGCCTTATTACTACTGTCACGGCCCGTGAAGATGGCAGCGCAGATATTTCATCCCTGAAAACCGGGTTGTATATTGTCAATAGTGGCGAATATAGTGGGAAGATGGTTAAGAAATAG
- a CDS encoding nucleoside-diphosphate sugar epimerase/dehydratase, with protein MDRIKKFLLLKSDYFIPGWLILFKDLLLVLFALAAAYTLRYNFQLPDHLLQGMYSNMVSLTAITLVVHYACGLNKSIIRHTSLNDVILIFKANFIVTCLLILLNILEFYFHIPVFRIPHSVIIIFFILSTVIVILTRFAVRLFYYWLKSGGEVTRVLIYGAGSAGIITKNVLHADLSCITRVAGFVDNNPGKIGKTIEGIYVYSTGVLNPKFLKDHGIKQIIMAIHNIDQEKRRDLVEEVLRLTNLQVKEVPPVDNWINGQLSLKQINPVKISELLQRSEIKLRNEHVSRQIEGKRILVTGAAGSIGSELVRQLFRFRPAKLIVIDQGETPMFHLENGLKDYSAASPSPEMKAVMEGMEFIIANIGDPVTMEQIFAEQRPHVVFHAAAYKHVPMMERNPFEAVRVNIFGTKTLADLAAKYHCEKFVMISTDKAVNPTNVMGATKRAAEIYIQSLNKLLHSMNAESGLLPVTEFITTRFGNVLGSNGSVIPVFEKQIKAGGPVTVTHPDITRYFMTIPEACQLVLEAGALGNGGEILMFDMGKPVKIAELARNMIRLSGLVPEKDIKIVYTGLRPGEKLYEELLYDRETGQKTHHPKIFIAQTSTYPFEDVMNYLSVIQEIAKDRLDSMNLVARIKDLIPEFLSNNSIYEELDRRA; from the coding sequence ATGGATAGGATTAAAAAATTCCTGCTTCTCAAATCTGATTATTTTATTCCCGGCTGGTTGATTCTTTTTAAAGACCTTTTATTGGTTCTTTTTGCCCTTGCAGCCGCTTATACGCTACGGTACAATTTTCAGTTACCTGATCATCTGCTGCAGGGCATGTATTCAAACATGGTCTCTCTTACGGCAATCACCCTCGTGGTGCATTACGCCTGTGGTCTTAACAAGAGTATTATCAGGCATACCAGTCTGAATGATGTAATATTGATTTTCAAAGCCAATTTCATTGTTACATGTTTATTGATCCTATTAAATATCCTGGAATTCTACTTTCATATTCCTGTATTCAGGATTCCCCATTCGGTAATCATCATTTTCTTCATTCTTTCAACCGTCATTGTCATTTTAACACGTTTTGCGGTCAGACTATTCTATTACTGGCTTAAATCGGGCGGCGAAGTAACCCGTGTACTGATATATGGGGCAGGGTCAGCAGGAATTATTACAAAGAATGTACTTCATGCTGATCTGAGCTGCATAACCCGTGTGGCAGGCTTTGTTGACAATAATCCCGGAAAGATTGGTAAAACCATCGAAGGAATTTATGTCTATTCAACCGGTGTGCTTAATCCCAAATTCCTGAAAGACCATGGCATTAAGCAGATTATCATGGCCATACATAATATTGACCAGGAAAAGCGTCGTGACCTTGTTGAAGAAGTCCTCAGGCTTACCAACCTCCAGGTGAAGGAAGTCCCTCCGGTTGATAACTGGATAAACGGACAGCTTTCACTAAAGCAGATAAATCCGGTAAAAATTTCTGAATTACTTCAGCGATCAGAGATTAAGTTGAGAAACGAGCATGTTTCCAGGCAAATTGAAGGAAAACGCATACTGGTAACGGGCGCTGCAGGAAGTATAGGGAGTGAACTGGTCAGGCAGTTGTTCAGGTTCAGGCCTGCTAAACTGATTGTTATTGATCAGGGCGAAACACCAATGTTCCATCTTGAAAATGGCCTTAAGGATTATTCCGCCGCCAGCCCATCCCCCGAAATGAAAGCCGTAATGGAGGGTATGGAGTTTATCATAGCCAATATCGGCGACCCGGTCACCATGGAGCAGATCTTTGCCGAACAACGCCCCCATGTGGTTTTTCATGCAGCTGCGTACAAACATGTGCCAATGATGGAACGTAACCCGTTTGAAGCAGTGAGGGTAAATATCTTTGGCACTAAGACACTTGCTGACCTTGCCGCTAAGTACCATTGCGAAAAGTTTGTGATGATCTCTACCGATAAGGCCGTAAATCCTACCAATGTGATGGGCGCAACCAAACGCGCTGCAGAAATCTATATTCAGAGCCTTAACAAGCTGCTTCATTCCATGAATGCTGAATCAGGACTGCTCCCGGTTACGGAGTTTATAACAACCCGTTTTGGAAATGTGCTAGGTAGCAATGGCTCCGTGATTCCTGTTTTCGAAAAACAAATAAAGGCCGGGGGACCGGTTACCGTTACCCATCCTGATATTACGAGGTACTTTATGACTATCCCCGAAGCTTGTCAGCTTGTCCTTGAAGCTGGGGCACTGGGCAATGGCGGTGAAATACTCATGTTTGACATGGGCAAGCCTGTTAAAATTGCCGAGCTGGCAAGGAATATGATCCGGTTGAGCGGACTGGTACCTGAAAAAGACATCAAGATTGTGTATACCGGGTTGAGGCCGGGAGAGAAGCTTTATGAGGAACTGCTTTATGACCGCGAAACCGGACAAAAAACCCATCACCCAAAGATATTTATAGCCCAAACAAGCACCTACCCGTTTGAGGATGTTATGAATTACCTTTCTGTTATTCAGGAAATTGCCAAAGACAGGCTTGACAGCATGAACCTCGTTGCCCGCATAAAAGACCTCATCCCGGAGTTTTTGAGTAACAATTCAATTTATGAGGAATTGGATAGGAGGGCGTGA
- a CDS encoding ferritin family protein, protein MKKVIFTIIVASFIMGCNRVAPVKTIENLNAAFIGESTASARYEAFARIAADAGNTAVAVLFKAASKSEAIHAGNHKKVLEGLGQVVKPVNPEITTADVLANLNTALSGESYEVSTMYPGFIASAKNENVKKAVKSFNWAFDTEKKHQVFYAAAIKAITDSTETSLPEGYAICPVCGNTYDVSAMDEKCAFCQTPNKEFIIVK, encoded by the coding sequence ATGAAAAAAGTAATTTTTACCATTATTGTTGCGTCATTCATTATGGGATGCAACCGGGTAGCACCTGTAAAAACCATCGAGAACCTGAATGCTGCATTTATTGGCGAATCTACTGCCAGTGCCAGGTATGAGGCTTTTGCCAGAATAGCTGCTGATGCAGGAAACACTGCTGTTGCCGTTCTTTTTAAGGCAGCTTCAAAATCAGAGGCAATCCATGCAGGAAATCACAAGAAAGTACTGGAAGGCCTGGGACAAGTGGTTAAACCGGTAAATCCGGAAATCACGACTGCCGACGTACTGGCAAACCTGAACACCGCATTGTCGGGCGAATCGTATGAAGTAAGCACTATGTATCCCGGTTTTATTGCTTCCGCGAAAAATGAGAACGTAAAAAAAGCTGTTAAATCATTTAACTGGGCATTTGATACCGAGAAGAAACACCAGGTGTTTTATGCAGCAGCTATTAAGGCGATAACCGATTCAACTGAAACATCCCTCCCTGAAGGTTACGCCATTTGTCCTGTTTGCGGCAATACATACGATGTTTCTGCAATGGATGAAAAATGCGCTTTCTGCCAGACACCAAATAAGGAGTTTATCATAGTGAAATAG
- a CDS encoding tetratricopeptide repeat protein, which translates to MKDRLKTLLLLAIMAISISASAQNDKVWPLSTKSEEAKASFKQAVDRLWNARIDQYREKIAEAVKADPDFFLAHANIALVEFNDDKSKSSENLKKALEISQDNLTGPEKIVRQVLVNLNDNKLDVIKANLDEMVSTYPDAIQSYEFAMGISRNILNDSIAAFNYALKAVEKNPDHGPAWNQLGYYYMSHGDMAKAKDAFNNYLRCSPNEANAHDSFGDFCMKEGKYDEARMHYEQAVSMGMTASRERAEKARTLAQGSGEPDND; encoded by the coding sequence ATGAAAGACAGACTCAAAACTCTCTTACTGCTGGCGATTATGGCTATTAGCATTTCCGCTTCAGCGCAAAACGACAAGGTATGGCCTTTGTCGACCAAATCAGAAGAAGCAAAAGCAAGCTTCAAACAGGCAGTCGACCGGCTGTGGAATGCACGGATCGATCAGTACCGTGAAAAAATTGCAGAGGCTGTAAAAGCTGACCCCGATTTTTTCCTTGCACACGCAAACATTGCGCTTGTTGAGTTCAATGATGATAAGAGCAAATCGAGCGAGAACCTGAAGAAAGCCCTAGAAATTTCACAGGATAACCTAACCGGGCCTGAGAAGATCGTTCGCCAGGTGCTCGTTAACCTGAATGATAATAAATTGGACGTTATCAAAGCAAATCTTGATGAAATGGTATCCACATATCCCGATGCAATCCAATCGTATGAATTTGCAATGGGAATTTCACGGAATATCCTTAACGATTCAATAGCTGCCTTTAACTACGCACTTAAAGCTGTTGAGAAAAATCCCGACCATGGTCCGGCATGGAACCAGTTGGGTTATTATTATATGAGTCATGGCGATATGGCCAAGGCAAAAGATGCATTTAACAACTACCTCCGTTGCAGCCCCAATGAAGCCAATGCACATGACAGTTTTGGCGACTTCTGCATGAAAGAAGGCAAATATGATGAAGCCCGCATGCATTATGAACAGGCTGTAAGTATGGGAATGACCGCTTCACGCGAACGCGCCGAAAAGGCCCGCACCCTTGCCCAGGGAAGTGGTGAACCTGATAACGATTAA
- a CDS encoding response regulator: MEEVLRILLVEDNIDDAELIKRHLAKYGLKFSYRLVETRKDYMNAFNDFKPSLILSDYNLPTFNGMQALLMRKDMAPMVPFVLVTGSLNEDIAVECMKAGADDYVIKENLTRLVPAINAAIEKQSVIRQKAHAEEALIERERIFRNLYSNMNEGVCLYKLVYNKEGLAVNYRIVSVNRQFERITNTPEINLLGKLGTEIENNPVPFNVKEYKKVANEETNMLFETVFTPLNKNLLISISPWEPEGFAAIITDITAIRKAEEIINQR, encoded by the coding sequence ATGGAAGAAGTATTGAGAATTTTGCTGGTGGAAGATAATATTGACGATGCAGAGTTGATAAAACGTCATCTTGCAAAGTATGGCTTGAAATTTTCATACAGGCTGGTTGAAACCCGGAAGGATTATATGAATGCTTTCAATGATTTTAAGCCTTCGCTTATTCTCTCCGACTATAATCTGCCCACCTTCAATGGAATGCAGGCACTGCTGATGCGAAAGGACATGGCACCCATGGTCCCTTTTGTGCTCGTAACCGGATCTTTGAATGAAGATATCGCCGTTGAATGCATGAAGGCGGGCGCCGACGATTATGTAATCAAGGAAAACCTGACGCGACTGGTTCCTGCCATTAATGCGGCTATCGAAAAACAATCGGTAATCCGCCAGAAGGCGCATGCAGAAGAGGCCCTCATTGAACGTGAACGTATCTTCCGCAACCTCTATTCAAATATGAACGAAGGGGTATGCCTTTACAAACTGGTGTATAATAAAGAAGGACTGGCGGTAAATTACCGCATTGTAAGCGTCAACCGGCAGTTCGAGCGTATCACCAACACCCCTGAAATAAACCTGCTGGGTAAACTGGGCACCGAGATCGAAAACAACCCCGTTCCCTTCAATGTTAAAGAATACAAGAAGGTTGCCAACGAAGAAACAAACATGCTCTTCGAAACCGTCTTCACCCCCTTAAACAAAAACCTGCTGATCTCCATCTCCCCCTGGGAACCTGAAGGCTTCGCTGCTATAATTACTGACATCACCGCAATCAGAAAAGCAGAAGAGATTATTAATCAACGCTAA
- a CDS encoding NAD-dependent 4,6-dehydratase LegB produces MKALITGADGFIGSHLCELLLEHGYSVRALAQYNSFNNWGWLEDITAHDNLEVVTGDIRDPYFVKKIVHDCDIIFHLAALIAIPYSYHAPDSYVDTNIKGTLNVCQAAKEVGGVRVIVTSTSEVYGTAMYVPIDEKHPKQPQSPYSATKIAADAIAMSFYNAFNLPVTIARPFNTYGPRQSARAIIPTIISQIASGMEEIKLGDLTPTRDFNYVKDTARGFLALAQCDETIGREVNIATMTEISMRDTLELVKKIMNSNVRFITDEERLRPANSEVFRLLGDNTLICSLTSWKPAYSLEQGLSETINWFQNPANLAKFKTKMYNL; encoded by the coding sequence ATGAAAGCTCTAATCACCGGGGCCGACGGCTTCATTGGCTCACATCTTTGCGAATTGTTACTTGAACACGGCTATAGTGTTCGGGCTCTTGCCCAGTACAACTCCTTCAACAACTGGGGGTGGCTCGAAGATATTACGGCACATGATAACCTTGAGGTTGTGACGGGCGATATCCGTGACCCGTACTTTGTTAAGAAAATTGTACACGATTGCGATATCATCTTCCACCTGGCAGCGCTTATTGCGATCCCATACTCGTACCATGCACCAGACAGTTACGTGGATACAAATATCAAGGGGACGCTGAATGTTTGCCAGGCAGCGAAAGAGGTTGGCGGAGTGAGGGTGATTGTTACCTCAACTTCAGAAGTATATGGCACCGCAATGTACGTTCCCATTGATGAGAAACATCCCAAACAACCCCAAAGTCCATACTCTGCTACTAAAATAGCCGCTGATGCCATTGCGATGAGTTTCTATAATGCATTCAACCTGCCTGTTACCATTGCCCGGCCATTCAATACTTACGGTCCACGCCAATCTGCACGCGCCATAATACCTACTATTATTTCACAGATTGCATCGGGGATGGAGGAAATCAAACTGGGCGACCTCACCCCTACCCGCGATTTCAATTATGTAAAAGACACTGCCCGTGGGTTCCTTGCCCTTGCCCAATGTGATGAAACTATTGGCCGTGAGGTGAATATTGCCACTATGACCGAAATCTCCATGCGCGATACCCTTGAGCTTGTGAAGAAGATTATGAACAGCAATGTCAGGTTTATCACCGACGAAGAACGCCTTCGTCCGGCCAACTCAGAAGTGTTCAGGCTACTGGGCGACAATACCCTCATATGTTCACTCACCAGCTGGAAACCTGCCTATTCTTTAGAACAGGGCCTCAGCGAAACCATTAACTGGTTCCAAAACCCCGCCAATCTCGCGAAATTTAAAACCAAAATGTATAATTTATAA